The following coding sequences are from one Paenibacillus stellifer window:
- the pulA gene encoding type I pullulanase has product MSVQREMDEPIRYGDSAVTGGVSVFDERFDELFGYDGDDLGLSYAPEQSSFRLWAPTSEQAELVLYASWQGEPERVISMDRGTGGTWTASVTGDLEGKYYTYRVMIEGQWNEAADPYARAVGVNGDRGAILDLRKTDPEGWSGRMPAFGNPVDAVIYELHVMDYSIHPESGIRHKGLFAGLAENGTRGPGGILTGLDHIADLGVTHVQLLPVYDYATESVDETKLDLPHYNWGYDPKNYNVPEGSYATDPYEPASRIRELKELIQSLHDRGVRVIMDVVYNHVYDGYRVNFTKLVPGYYLRYKPDGSLANGSGCGNDCATERKMMSRFIADSVLYWAKEYKFDGFRFDLMGLMDVDTINEIRRRLSEIDPSIMMIGEGWDLDTELAPERKASQHNSEAIPLIGQFNDRFRDVVKGDIFLHDVKGFVSGGPVPKQEVMAGIAGGIPYAPGIHQFVQEPQQSVNYVECHDNHTLWDKLVLSAGEVTEAELRAMHRLATAMVVMSQGIPFLHAGQEFMRTKNGVENSYKSPVEINRIDWERCAALQDEVAYVKKLIGLRRAHPAFRMRSAEEIRAKLVFEASPADVIAYTLRGHAGGDQAEHLLVIYSAVPGEVALPIPKLGSWQPLLGAESISALEDGKITISGIGMTVLAVL; this is encoded by the coding sequence TTGTCGGTACAAAGGGAGATGGATGAACCGATTCGCTACGGCGATTCCGCGGTAACTGGCGGAGTTTCGGTCTTCGATGAACGTTTTGATGAGCTGTTCGGTTATGACGGAGATGATTTGGGGCTGAGCTATGCCCCGGAGCAATCGTCTTTCCGATTGTGGGCCCCGACCTCGGAGCAGGCTGAGCTTGTTCTGTATGCTTCCTGGCAGGGAGAACCCGAAAGAGTGATCTCCATGGACCGGGGGACCGGCGGTACGTGGACCGCAAGCGTAACAGGTGATCTGGAAGGCAAGTACTATACTTACCGTGTGATGATTGAAGGCCAGTGGAACGAAGCGGCGGACCCCTATGCCAGAGCTGTCGGCGTCAACGGCGACCGCGGCGCCATTCTGGATCTGCGGAAGACGGACCCGGAGGGATGGTCTGGCAGGATGCCGGCATTCGGGAACCCGGTTGATGCCGTCATTTATGAGCTGCATGTGATGGATTATTCGATTCATCCTGAAAGTGGTATCCGGCACAAAGGTCTGTTCGCCGGGCTTGCGGAGAACGGGACGCGGGGCCCGGGGGGGATTTTAACCGGACTCGATCATATCGCGGACCTGGGCGTTACTCATGTGCAACTGCTGCCGGTGTATGATTACGCCACGGAAAGCGTGGATGAGACGAAGCTCGACCTCCCCCACTACAATTGGGGATATGACCCGAAGAACTATAACGTTCCGGAGGGCTCCTATGCTACCGATCCTTATGAACCGGCGTCCCGAATCCGGGAGCTCAAGGAGCTGATCCAGAGCCTTCATGACCGTGGAGTGCGCGTTATTATGGATGTCGTCTACAATCATGTCTACGACGGATACCGCGTCAATTTCACGAAGCTTGTACCCGGCTACTATTTGCGGTATAAGCCGGACGGCAGCCTCGCTAACGGCTCGGGCTGCGGCAACGACTGCGCCACCGAGCGGAAGATGATGTCCCGCTTCATTGCGGACTCCGTCCTGTACTGGGCGAAGGAGTACAAGTTCGACGGATTCCGGTTCGACCTGATGGGACTGATGGACGTGGATACGATCAACGAAATCCGGCGGCGGCTCTCGGAGATCGATCCGTCCATCATGATGATCGGCGAAGGCTGGGACCTTGACACGGAGCTTGCGCCAGAGCGCAAGGCAAGCCAGCATAATAGCGAGGCGATTCCGCTCATCGGCCAGTTCAACGACAGATTCCGCGATGTAGTGAAGGGCGACATTTTCCTGCATGACGTCAAAGGGTTTGTCAGCGGCGGACCCGTGCCCAAGCAAGAGGTGATGGCGGGCATCGCCGGGGGGATTCCCTATGCGCCGGGCATCCATCAGTTCGTGCAGGAGCCACAGCAAAGCGTCAATTACGTGGAGTGCCACGACAATCACACCCTCTGGGATAAGCTGGTGCTGTCGGCGGGGGAAGTTACGGAGGCAGAGCTTCGCGCTATGCACCGGCTTGCGACGGCAATGGTCGTGATGAGCCAGGGCATTCCGTTCCTGCATGCCGGCCAGGAGTTCATGCGGACGAAGAACGGCGTGGAGAACAGCTATAAGAGTCCTGTCGAGATCAACCGGATCGACTGGGAGCGCTGTGCCGCGCTTCAGGATGAGGTCGCCTATGTCAAGAAGCTGATCGGGCTGCGCCGCGCGCATCCGGCGTTCCGCATGCGGAGCGCGGAAGAGATCCGCGCGAAGCTGGTCTTCGAGGCATCGCCGGCAGACGTCATCGCGTATACGCTTCGCGGTCATGCCGGAGGCGACCAGGCGGAGCATCTGCTGGTCATCTATAGCGCTGTGCCGGGCGAAGTGGCGCTTCCGATTCCGAAGCTCGGCTCGTGGCAGCCGCTGCTTGGCGCAGAGTCCATTTCCGCGCTGGAAGACGGCAAGATAACGATCAGCGGCATCGGAATGACGGTGCTGGCCGTTCTCTGA
- a CDS encoding C39 family peptidase, with product MTDFHGRRLNVEPYTQWAPGVHSSSSACGPATMAAIAEYWGRRLGVSGRIGLERFGSKENQMNHLYRRYGGRPWGMSAAAYTRGMRAFLRDSLGQSRVIGTRRFNNFDQYKAEIDAERPVAVKFDKWLSFRWRGRYDFDYHWTVGIGYELTEQGPLLLVQDNGLRRGEGVFIPSRERRISYAGNADVLSMVALRIE from the coding sequence ATGACGGACTTCCATGGCCGCAGACTGAATGTAGAACCGTATACCCAGTGGGCTCCCGGCGTTCATTCATCTTCATCGGCATGCGGACCGGCGACGATGGCTGCGATCGCGGAGTACTGGGGGCGCCGTCTCGGGGTGTCCGGAAGAATCGGGCTGGAACGTTTTGGTTCCAAAGAGAATCAAATGAATCATTTATACCGAAGATATGGAGGACGGCCCTGGGGAATGAGCGCTGCTGCTTATACCAGGGGAATGAGAGCGTTTCTTCGAGACTCGCTCGGGCAATCCCGGGTTATCGGGACGAGGCGTTTTAACAATTTCGACCAATATAAGGCTGAGATCGACGCGGAACGACCGGTCGCCGTCAAGTTCGATAAATGGTTGTCCTTTCGCTGGAGAGGGCGCTATGACTTCGACTACCACTGGACCGTCGGGATCGGGTACGAGTTGACGGAACAGGGGCCGCTGCTTCTAGTTCAGGATAACGGCTTAAGGCGCGGAGAAGGCGTCTTTATCCCGAGCCGGGAGCGAAGGATCAGCTATGCCGGGAACGCGGACGTGCTGTCCATGGTAGCTCTGCGGATCGAATAG